The following proteins are co-located in the Oceanimonas sp. GK1 genome:
- a CDS encoding GFA family protein, producing the protein MQYPITGACQCGNVTYELLSEPLMVVACHCKQCQKLSTSAFSITAVVKADAIRFHGNMQEWRRTADSGNINGAKFCPTCGNRIYHFNPEDPDTIKLKPSNLTDTSIIKPVAHVWTSEKQDWYTIPEGVAVYEQQP; encoded by the coding sequence ATGCAATACCCGATCACCGGCGCATGTCAGTGCGGTAATGTCACCTACGAATTACTTTCCGAGCCGCTTATGGTGGTGGCCTGTCATTGCAAGCAGTGCCAGAAGCTTTCCACCAGCGCTTTCAGCATCACCGCCGTGGTCAAGGCCGACGCCATCCGGTTTCATGGAAACATGCAGGAATGGCGCCGAACCGCAGACAGCGGCAACATCAACGGTGCGAAGTTTTGCCCGACCTGTGGCAACCGGATCTACCACTTCAATCCGGAAGATCCCGACACCATCAAACTGAAACCGTCAAATCTGACAGACACAAGCATTATCAAGCCGGTGGCTCACGTCTGGACAAGCGAAAAACAAGACTGGTACACCATACCGGAGGGTGTCGCCGTGTATGAGCAACAGCCGTAA
- a CDS encoding pirin family protein: MNQPEHIPARLASVGGIPVARLLPVRQRRLIGAWCFLDHAGPAQFAAGEPGLRVGPHPHIGLQTFTWMLKGRVLHRDSLGHEQIIQPGQVNLMTAGRGIAHSEESVAGERALHAAQLWIALPKADRHTPPRFDHYPRLPMWSQQGVCFTLLAGDYAGHKAPTLLFSPLVGLDLHAHQPARLELPLRPEFEYGLLVLEGAITLAGVRTGPDELVYLGAAQEWLELGLEQGTRVLLLGGEPLKERIYIWWNLVGHSETEIAEALADWQAGSPRFGDVPGFDGEPMAAPPLPAGLK; this comes from the coding sequence ATGAATCAGCCCGAACATATTCCCGCCCGCCTGGCCAGCGTCGGCGGCATTCCGGTGGCCCGTTTGCTGCCCGTTCGCCAGCGCCGGCTGATCGGCGCCTGGTGTTTTCTTGATCACGCCGGCCCCGCGCAGTTTGCCGCCGGCGAGCCGGGGTTGCGGGTGGGGCCCCATCCGCACATTGGCCTGCAAACCTTTACCTGGATGCTCAAAGGCCGGGTGCTGCACCGGGACAGCCTGGGCCACGAGCAGATCATTCAGCCCGGCCAGGTCAACCTGATGACCGCCGGCCGGGGCATTGCCCACAGCGAGGAATCGGTGGCCGGCGAGCGAGCACTGCACGCGGCCCAGCTGTGGATTGCCCTGCCCAAGGCCGACCGCCATACCCCGCCCCGCTTTGATCACTACCCCCGGCTGCCGATGTGGTCGCAACAGGGGGTGTGCTTTACCCTGCTGGCGGGGGACTACGCCGGGCACAAGGCCCCCACCCTGCTGTTTTCACCGCTGGTAGGGCTGGACTTGCACGCGCACCAGCCTGCCCGGCTGGAATTGCCGCTGCGCCCGGAGTTTGAATACGGCCTGCTGGTACTAGAAGGCGCCATTACTTTGGCGGGAGTGCGGACCGGGCCCGACGAGCTGGTGTATCTGGGGGCGGCGCAGGAGTGGCTTGAACTCGGCCTGGAGCAAGGTACCCGGGTGCTGTTGCTGGGCGGCGAGCCGCTCAAGGAGCGGATTTACATCTGGTGGAACCTGGTGGGCCACAGCGAGACCGAGATTGCCGAGGCCCTGGCCGACTGGCAGGCGGGCAGCCCGCGCTTTGGCGACGTGCCGGGGTTTGACGGCGAGCCCATGGCGGCGCCGCCATTGCCTGCCGGACTGAAATAA
- a CDS encoding PhzF family phenazine biosynthesis protein yields the protein MEFDIFIVDAFTDQRFKGNSAAVVPVETWPDAAVMQDIALENNLSETAFIRRAGDNQYEIRWFSPLTEIAFCGHATLAASFVLFTEYGLKGEIEYLTTQVGSLTVSQREGNRIEMSFPNQKPEPVSIVPNALLQGLTIKPVQVLKNRQAYFAVMESEADVKAVGYDTASLKQLAPLDVVVTAASTEYDFTSRYFWPANGGDEDPVTGSIHAGLAPYWSERLQKTELVARQASKRGGVLHCVMAEDRVLVSGHGVLYLKGKIYL from the coding sequence ATGGAATTCGATATCTTTATTGTTGACGCCTTTACCGACCAGCGCTTTAAGGGTAATTCGGCAGCGGTGGTACCGGTGGAAACCTGGCCCGACGCCGCCGTCATGCAGGATATCGCATTGGAAAACAATCTGTCCGAAACCGCTTTTATCAGACGTGCAGGCGACAACCAGTATGAGATCCGCTGGTTTTCACCGTTAACGGAAATCGCCTTTTGTGGCCACGCCACCCTGGCGGCTTCCTTTGTCTTGTTTACCGAATACGGGCTTAAAGGGGAAATCGAATATCTGACCACCCAGGTGGGGTCATTGACCGTATCGCAACGGGAAGGCAACAGGATAGAAATGAGCTTTCCCAATCAAAAGCCGGAACCTGTTTCTATTGTGCCGAATGCCTTGCTGCAAGGCCTGACCATCAAACCGGTGCAGGTGCTGAAAAATCGGCAAGCCTATTTTGCCGTGATGGAGAGTGAGGCCGACGTCAAGGCAGTGGGCTATGACACCGCATCATTAAAACAGCTGGCGCCGCTGGATGTCGTGGTCACCGCAGCTTCCACAGAGTACGACTTTACTTCCCGGTACTTCTGGCCCGCCAATGGTGGCGACGAAGATCCGGTGACCGGTTCCATTCATGCCGGTCTGGCCCCTTACTGGAGTGAACGGCTGCAAAAAACCGAACTGGTGGCCCGTCAGGCCTCAAAAAGAGGCGGTGTGCTGCACTGTGTCATGGCGGAAGACCGGGTGCTGGTTTCCGGCCACGGCGTCCTTTACCTGAAGGGCAAAATTTACCTGTAA
- a CDS encoding nitric-oxide reductase large subunit codes for MANYRRLWLLLLVVLGITFAILGYFGREVYRVAPPIPAQVVTENGTLLTTHDGILDGQTAWQSVGGMQLGSIWGHGAYQAPDWTADWLHRELVTWLELAAQEEFGTAYANLDGEQQAVLQHRLKQEYRTNGYDAEADVLVVSERRAQAMADTAAYYDQLFSDDPALRSTRQSFAMKENTLPSAERRADMTNFFFWTAWAAATERPDSNATYTNNWPHEPLIGNKPTAENIVWSIVSVVLLIAGVGGLVWAWSFLRKEDEAEPKAPAKDPLTTFKLTPSQKALGKYVFLVVALFTFQVLLGGATAHYTVEGQHFYGIELSKWFPYSLLRTWHIQSALFWIATGFLAAGLFLAPIINGGKDPKYQALGVNVLFWALVAVVVGSFAGNYLAIAQIMPENLNFWLGHQGYEYVDLGRLWQIGKFTGIVLWLVLMLRGVVPALRQPGDRNLLALLTASCAAIGLFYGAGFFYGERTHISVMEYWRWWIVHLWVEGFFEVFATTALAFIFCSMGLVSRRAATTASLASASLFMLGGIPGTFHHLYFSGTTTPVMAVGATFSALEVVPLVVLGYEAWENWRLKNSAPWMENIKWPLMFFVAVAFWNMLGAGVLGFMINPPVALYYIQGLNTTPTHAHAALFGVYGFLALGFALLVLRYIRPNLVFSESLMKTAFWWMNGGLVLMLFTSVLPVGVIQFIASASEGLWYARSESFMQQGLLQTLRWVRTFGDVVFIVGALAVTWQVIIGLRQPAAHAGSLAIEPQECDVPELMSK; via the coding sequence ATGGCTAACTACCGTCGCCTTTGGCTGTTGTTGTTAGTGGTTCTCGGCATTACCTTTGCCATTCTTGGTTATTTCGGGCGCGAAGTGTACCGGGTGGCGCCGCCCATTCCCGCCCAGGTGGTCACCGAAAACGGCACCCTGCTCACCACCCACGACGGCATTCTCGACGGCCAGACCGCCTGGCAGTCGGTGGGTGGCATGCAACTGGGCTCCATCTGGGGTCACGGTGCCTATCAGGCGCCGGACTGGACCGCCGACTGGCTGCATCGGGAGCTGGTGACCTGGCTGGAGCTGGCCGCTCAGGAGGAATTTGGCACCGCCTACGCCAACCTCGACGGCGAGCAGCAGGCCGTACTGCAACACCGGCTGAAGCAGGAATACCGCACCAACGGCTATGACGCCGAGGCCGACGTGCTGGTGGTGTCGGAGCGCCGGGCGCAGGCCATGGCCGACACCGCCGCTTATTACGATCAGTTGTTCAGTGACGATCCGGCCCTGCGCTCCACCCGCCAGAGCTTTGCCATGAAGGAGAACACATTGCCCAGCGCCGAGCGCCGGGCCGACATGACCAACTTCTTCTTCTGGACCGCCTGGGCCGCCGCCACCGAGCGCCCGGACAGTAACGCCACCTATACCAACAACTGGCCCCACGAGCCGCTGATCGGCAACAAGCCCACCGCCGAGAACATCGTCTGGTCCATCGTCAGCGTGGTGCTGCTGATCGCCGGCGTGGGCGGTCTGGTGTGGGCCTGGTCGTTCCTGCGCAAGGAAGACGAAGCCGAGCCCAAGGCCCCGGCCAAAGATCCGCTCACTACCTTCAAGCTCACCCCGTCACAGAAAGCGCTGGGCAAGTATGTGTTCCTGGTGGTGGCGCTGTTTACCTTTCAGGTGCTGCTGGGCGGCGCCACCGCTCACTACACGGTGGAAGGCCAGCATTTCTACGGCATTGAGCTGTCGAAGTGGTTCCCCTATTCGCTGCTGCGTACCTGGCACATTCAGAGCGCCCTGTTCTGGATTGCCACCGGCTTTCTCGCCGCCGGCCTGTTCCTCGCTCCCATCATCAACGGCGGCAAGGATCCCAAATACCAGGCGCTGGGCGTGAACGTGCTGTTCTGGGCGCTGGTGGCGGTGGTGGTGGGCAGCTTTGCCGGCAACTACCTGGCCATTGCCCAGATCATGCCCGAAAACCTCAACTTCTGGCTGGGTCACCAGGGTTATGAATACGTGGATCTGGGCCGGCTGTGGCAGATTGGCAAGTTCACCGGCATCGTGCTGTGGCTGGTGCTGATGCTGCGCGGCGTGGTACCGGCGCTGCGCCAGCCCGGCGACCGCAACCTGCTGGCCCTGCTCACCGCGTCCTGCGCCGCCATCGGCCTGTTTTACGGCGCCGGCTTCTTCTACGGCGAACGCACCCATATCTCGGTGATGGAATACTGGCGCTGGTGGATTGTGCACCTGTGGGTGGAAGGCTTCTTTGAAGTGTTCGCCACCACCGCCCTGGCCTTTATCTTCTGCAGCATGGGGCTGGTGTCCCGCCGCGCCGCCACCACCGCCAGCCTGGCCTCGGCCTCGCTGTTTATGCTGGGCGGCATTCCCGGCACCTTCCACCACCTGTACTTCTCCGGCACCACCACCCCGGTGATGGCGGTGGGCGCCACCTTCAGCGCCCTGGAAGTGGTGCCCCTGGTGGTGCTGGGTTACGAGGCCTGGGAAAACTGGCGCCTGAAAAACAGCGCCCCCTGGATGGAAAACATCAAATGGCCGCTGATGTTCTTTGTGGCGGTGGCCTTCTGGAACATGCTGGGCGCCGGTGTGCTGGGCTTTATGATCAACCCCCCGGTGGCGCTCTATTATATTCAGGGCCTGAACACCACCCCCACTCACGCCCACGCGGCCCTGTTCGGGGTGTATGGCTTCCTCGCCCTGGGCTTTGCCCTGCTGGTGCTGCGCTACATTCGCCCCAACCTGGTGTTCAGCGAGTCGCTGATGAAAACCGCCTTCTGGTGGATGAACGGCGGCCTGGTGCTGATGCTGTTCACCAGCGTGCTGCCGGTGGGGGTCATTCAGTTTATCGCCAGCGCCAGCGAGGGCCTGTGGTATGCCCGCAGCGAAAGCTTTATGCAGCAGGGCCTGCTGCAAACCCTGCGCTGGGTGCGCACCTTTGGTGACGTGGTGTTTATCGTCGGCGCCCTGGCGGTGACCTGGCAGGTGATCATCGGCCTGCGCCAGCCCGCCGCCCATGCCGGCAGCCTGGCCATTGAGCCCCAGGAGTGCGACGTGCCCGAGCTGATGTCGAAGTAA
- the ytfE gene encoding iron-sulfur cluster repair protein YtfE, giving the protein MSLLNHSLGTLARDIPGATRVFHHYRLDYCCGGNVLLSEALAERGLDSAEVIARLEALPARNEDDTNWAEAGTGELIDHILARYHEVHRQQLPELIGLARRVEAVHEEHPLCPKGLADHLEEMRQELESHMQKEEQILFPMLRRGLGAQAVGPISVMRMEHDDHGQALAKLLELTCHLSLPADACASWQALYAGIEELQNDLMQHIHLENNILFSPSRHQEVQHG; this is encoded by the coding sequence ATGAGCCTGCTCAACCATTCCCTGGGCACACTGGCCCGGGACATTCCGGGAGCCACCCGGGTATTTCATCATTACCGGCTGGATTATTGCTGTGGCGGTAACGTGCTGCTGAGCGAAGCACTGGCCGAACGCGGGCTGGACAGCGCCGAGGTCATTGCCCGGCTGGAAGCCCTGCCCGCCCGCAACGAAGACGACACCAACTGGGCCGAAGCCGGCACCGGTGAGCTGATCGATCACATTCTGGCTCGCTACCACGAGGTGCACCGTCAGCAGTTGCCCGAACTGATCGGGCTGGCCCGCCGGGTGGAAGCGGTACATGAAGAGCATCCGCTGTGCCCCAAGGGGCTGGCGGATCACCTGGAAGAAATGCGCCAGGAGCTGGAAAGCCACATGCAGAAAGAGGAGCAGATTTTGTTCCCCATGCTGCGCCGGGGCCTGGGGGCGCAGGCGGTGGGGCCCATCAGCGTGATGCGCATGGAGCACGACGATCACGGTCAGGCGCTGGCCAAACTGCTGGAGCTGACCTGCCATTTGTCCCTGCCCGCCGATGCCTGCGCCAGCTGGCAGGCGCTGTATGCGGGCATTGAAGAGCTGCAAAACGACCTGATGCAGCACATTCACCTGGAAAACAACATTCTCTTTTCTCCTTCCCGACACCAGGAGGTGCAGCATGGCTAA